From the genome of Nocardia mangyaensis:
GGTTGCTGATCTGTTGCGGGCTGAGATCGGGGGCATCACCCGCAAGGGCAGCCCGCACGGCCGCGCTCACTTCGGCCTGGGCGGTCTCGATCGTGCACACACGACTTCCACGGGTTCGGGGCGCCATCATGAGTTCGCCTGCCCGTACCAGTCGTCGGGTACGGTCCAGTCCCAGTGCACATGGTCGATCGCGTAGTGCCGATGCTGGTGGTCGATGTAGGCGCGACAGGCGTCGACGGATCCGGCGGCGGAAGTGCCGCGCAAGATCAATCCTGCCGAAAGTCGATGCCAGACAATCGTTGCCGAGAGAAATCGACACACGGGCAGCTCCTGTGGAGAAGGTGTAGCCGGATGACCTTCCATGACCGGACCGGTCATGGAAGGTCGGGGGGCGGGCGAGCTGGGTCAGCAACTCGCCGACCGCCGAGCCAGGCCGAGCTTTCGCACGCAACCGCAGCAGCCGGGCGGGGACCGCGGCGCGGTCGATAGCTCGAGCGTGGCCTGGCGTCGGCTCGCGGGCGGCGTCGGTGTTGGCGAGCCGACCGCAAGTCAGGGCACTGCTAGGGCGTGATCGGGTGCGAGGTCGCGTGGTCGAGAACCAGTACTTCGGTGGTCTCGGGCGCGAGGTTCTTCAGCAACTGGCAGTGCATGTTCTGGTGTGCGGGCGCCAGACCTGCCTGGTGAATCGGCACTACGACGCGCGGAGCGATCGACCGCAGGTAGTCGATTCCCTCGCCGATCTTCATCCACGGCCCACCGATCGGCAGCAACAACACATCGACAGTCGCAGCGATCTCGTCGAAAGCATCGCCCGGGTGGAAGACGGCGTCGTCGATCAGATAGCCGACGTTGTCCGAGGTGGGCAACGCCGAATGGACGCAGGCGTGCTCACCGCCGGTGATC
Proteins encoded in this window:
- a CDS encoding MBL fold metallo-hydrolase, whose product is MNITHFGHACVLVEIPGAAASTRILFDPGTYSQGFEDLADLDLILITHAHPDHLDGPRLAALMAANPAAQLIVGEGTLGALDSPDYPENMRRPAHVAQPGQKLSVLGHDIVITGGEHACVHSALPTSDNVGYLIDDAVFHPGDAFDEIAATVDVLLLPIGGPWMKIGEGIDYLRSIAPRVVVPIHQAGLAPAHQNMHCQLLKNLAPETTEVLVLDHATSHPITP